Part of the Aerococcus tenax genome is shown below.
CATGAAGGCCAATCCAACATCAGTTTTAACCCTTGTTTTCCCTCTGAGGTTAAATCGAGTGAACCCTAAAATAGCCTTTATCTGGCCAAAAACTGGTTCAACGTCAATTTTCCGTTTGGAAAAGAGCTTAGATCCTTCTTCAGATAAAAGCTTCTGTGTTTCTATATTCTTTAATTCCTGATAGTTTTTATTATAGTAAAGCGCCTTTTGCGGCGCATTTTTTGGGTCCAAAGGCTTATAAACCTGAATTTCAGAAATATAACCACTCATTTTATTTTTTCGTTTTTGGAGATGACTAAAGAAATAAACCGTGCCGTCAGGATGTGTAAACGTATTACTTTGCTTATCGTAACTCCAATTATCCATATTTTTAGCTGATTTTTTATGTTTCTTTTTCTGCTCTTTATCAAACCGATTATATTTAATCAAATGGTTAATTTTATGGTTATCTAAATAAGTAAGGTTTTCTTCGCTACCATAACCAGCATCAGCTATAATGCATTTCGGGAAATTAGGGAAACTTTCAACAAAGGGTTGTAAAGTCCGCGTGTCCGTCGGATTGTGGAAAATATCATAATGAAGGACAAACTGGTTTTCAGTCGCTACTTGGATATTGTATCCCGCTTTCAATTGCCCATTCATCATATGATCATCTTTCATTCGCATGAACGTAGCATCAGGATCTGTTTTTGAATAGCTGTTTCTTCCGTTAAATGTTTCAAACTGTTTGGCATACTTTTGTTTGCGGGGTAGAAAATCTTTACTCACTTTACGGTAATGTTTTTTCAAACGACGACGTTCTTGTTTACGTTGATCTGGCCCTTTTACAGGAGTTTCCTCAATATCTTCAGTGAGTTTATCGATTTCTTCCTTAAGAACTTTAGATATCTCTTGAAGCATATTTTCTTCTAGATCTAAATTTTCATCATATTGGATGCCAGCATCAACCATCGGTTGAATTTCATTAAAGTAATATTCACGTGAAGTCACTTTTAATTGCTCTGCATATTTTTCAGTTGCCTTTTTCCAAACAAAAGAATATTTATTGGCATTCGCTTCAATTTTAGTTCCATCTATAAAGCAATTTTCTAAATGAATTAATTTCTCTAACTTTAACTGAGTGGTAAACTCAACGAATAAATTTTCTAATAAACATCTACAATTTTCTGAGGAACGGAAGCGATTAATCGTTCGATAGCTAATAACTTGTTGAGCGACTAGCCACTGCATGGGTATATTTTCAACCATTAATTCTTCTATTTTTCTTCCACTAAATACGCCTTTACTATAAGCGTATAAAAGCGCCATAATTAAAGGTTTTGGATGATAGGCAGGACGTCCGTCCTGGGTACTGAAGCTTTCAAAATGTTTTTCATCCAGAGATTCAATAAAATTATAGATTGAAAATACAATATGATCTGGATCGATACATGCAGATAATTCTAGTGGAAGTGTTGTTTGATTCATGTTATATTGTATGTACACAAGAAGCACCCCTTAATCTTTAGTGTGGTTACTAATATTATAGCAGGGTGCTTTTTTTATACCTAATTTTAAGTAAAAGGGATAAGAAATTAGTGAAAACTAACTTCTTATCCCTTTTTATTTCGAGGCTTTTGTCCCAGCCTCATGTAGGGTAGCATAAACAAATTCTATAAGAAAGCGTTTTTTTTTTTTAAAATATACAATTTTAGCAAAAGCAATTAGCTAAATATATTATAAAAAATAAGAAATATAATAGTATCTGTGATAGACTATGCGTATAGCTTTGAGTGTGGTTCCTCTTTACTCGACCAACGCTCAAAGCTAGTCGTCCTGTTATAGAGACAGGCGAGTGAGAATTAAAAAGCCTACGCCTTAAATAGCGTGGGCTTTTTAGCTATCATGTTAGCTTGCTTTCATGTACACCTTTTACACAACTTACTCTTACAAACTAAGTAAGCGCGAAAGCTTTGTCTTTTCCTTGCTACTTAGTTTATCAGTATAAGGTCGAGGAGATGGACAAAGGAATTCCCTTTTCCTCTAAAGAACTCCCTGTACAAAAAAGAAAGTATTATTATAAAGGTACAAAAAAATAATAACATAAATTAAATTTGTAATAAACCTTTTTTAAGTCATAAATTATAATAGGTAATCGAGTGTTTAAATAATGTAAAATAACTGTATTGATAATATACGTCCCATATACCTATTTTACTCTTAAGAAACTTAAGAAAAGTATACCTTAGTAAACAGTGTTCAAATAATGTATAATAACTTCATTGATAATATACGTCCCATATACCTATTTTACTCTTAAGAAACTTAAGAAAAGTATACCTTAGTAAACAGTGTTCAAATAATGTATAATAACTTCATTGATAATATACGTCCCATATAGTCTATTCTTCCCCTTCTTTGCTTAAGAAGAGTATGGTTGTAGTGAGTGCCATAAATTAGCGTTATTATCTTATGAAGTATCAGTTATAGAAAATATTTAGTTAGTGTTATTTAAAATAAATGAGGTGAGAGTGGTGTCATATATTGAGAATCCAGGAAGCAATTATGATGAACTTATTTGGTATTTAACGACTAATTATGATGAGGTGGAGGGGGAGGATTTTTATCGATATATTTTTCCTAATAATCAAAAAACTGGAGAATATAATACTGATAAGAATCATTGGAAAGCAAATGCTGTTTATTTGTATCACGATGAAGATAATTCTGAAAAAACTTATCGAAGAAGAATTATGTTAGATGATACTTGGGAAGAAGATTTTGAAAATTATATTTATGATAATCATCATACTTTGTGTAGTGGCTTGTCTTATCGTGGAAAAGCTAATACTTTATTGAATGCTAGAGAGCTAAATGCAATTATTATTGATTTAGATAGTGTTAGTTTAAATGAATTAAAAAATCTAATTGACAGTTTTGATAATACTCCAGGCTATTTTGGAGCTATTCCTCGTCCAACTTTTCTTGTAACTAGTGGTACCGGGATACATATTTACTATGTACTTGATCAACCAGTCGATCTATTTCCTTATTTGAAACAGCAATTTAAGGAGTTGAAGTATGGTTTAACTTATAAAGCTTGGAATCCAACGATTACTTCAAAAGATGAGGTAGTTCAATATCAAT
Proteins encoded:
- a CDS encoding IS1182 family transposase produces the protein MYIQYNMNQTTLPLELSACIDPDHIVFSIYNFIESLDEKHFESFSTQDGRPAYHPKPLIMALLYAYSKGVFSGRKIEELMVENIPMQWLVAQQVISYRTINRFRSSENCRCLLENLFVEFTTQLKLEKLIHLENCFIDGTKIEANANKYSFVWKKATEKYAEQLKVTSREYYFNEIQPMVDAGIQYDENLDLEENMLQEISKVLKEEIDKLTEDIEETPVKGPDQRKQERRRLKKHYRKVSKDFLPRKQKYAKQFETFNGRNSYSKTDPDATFMRMKDDHMMNGQLKAGYNIQVATENQFVLHYDIFHNPTDTRTLQPFVESFPNFPKCIIADAGYGSEENLTYLDNHKINHLIKYNRFDKEQKKKHKKSAKNMDNWSYDKQSNTFTHPDGTVYFFSHLQKRKNKMSGYISEIQVYKPLDPKNAPQKALYYNKNYQELKNIETQKLLSEEGSKLFSKRKIDVEPVFGQIKAILGFTRFNLRGKTRVKTDVGLAFMANNLKKYNKIKAIK